The following coding sequences lie in one Enterococcus sp. 9E7_DIV0242 genomic window:
- a CDS encoding peptide ABC transporter substrate-binding protein encodes MKKKVIATGLVVVGLLLTACGGGAAETSKSSEKETVVEQKIAISSPAPISTLDTTQAMDKNTFTMIQHLFEGLSRFDDDSKPIPGLAETIDVSEDGLTYTFTLRDDIKWSNGEPITAKDFEFSWKRLVEPATIGPNAYLLDNVKNSKAIRTGEKPVAELGIEAKDNQFIVTLDQAQPSFLAVVAIGWLAPQNEAYVTEQGEAYGSDSEHLIYSGPYTLADWNASSDTWTLKKNPEYYAADEVKLEEVAVSTVKEENTGINLYQSDELDLTRISGQYVQQYSNDPGYITHSDVANNYLDFNKKAGTPLANVNLRKAIAQAIDKDALTTSVLNDGSKPLNGLIPANLYTNPETSEDFRAYSGDRLVYDVELAQAEWKKAQKELGDKVKLTLLASDDDQGKKVAEYIQSQLQDNLEGLEIVISAQPKNNVTQSRKDKNYELSLSGWIAGSSDLDSYFNLYVGNSSYNYGGYENAAYDKLVNDAKTVDANTPDKQFEDYKKAEDILLNEDAAQVPIYQSASNYLINPKLKGISYHLYGDYFNLRTAYVEE; translated from the coding sequence ATGAAGAAAAAAGTGATCGCAACAGGACTTGTAGTAGTGGGCTTGTTATTGACGGCCTGCGGGGGTGGAGCAGCAGAAACATCCAAGAGCAGTGAGAAGGAGACAGTAGTAGAACAAAAAATAGCAATTAGTTCACCAGCGCCTATCTCAACACTGGATACAACACAAGCGATGGATAAAAATACGTTTACGATGATTCAACACTTATTTGAAGGCTTAAGCCGCTTTGACGATGATAGCAAGCCAATTCCGGGGTTGGCTGAAACGATCGATGTCAGCGAGGATGGCTTGACTTATACATTTACCTTACGTGACGATATTAAATGGAGTAATGGCGAGCCGATCACCGCGAAGGATTTTGAATTTTCATGGAAGCGACTCGTCGAACCTGCAACGATTGGACCAAATGCATATCTATTGGATAATGTTAAAAATAGCAAGGCGATCCGAACAGGAGAAAAACCAGTTGCAGAGCTGGGGATTGAAGCAAAGGATAATCAATTTATCGTGACGTTGGATCAGGCACAACCATCGTTTTTAGCTGTTGTAGCAATCGGTTGGTTGGCACCCCAAAATGAAGCTTATGTGACTGAGCAGGGTGAGGCTTATGGCTCAGATAGTGAGCATTTGATTTATAGTGGCCCGTATACATTGGCGGATTGGAATGCGTCTTCTGATACATGGACATTGAAAAAGAATCCTGAATATTATGCAGCAGACGAAGTGAAGCTGGAAGAGGTTGCTGTCAGCACAGTTAAAGAAGAGAATACAGGGATCAACTTATACCAGTCGGATGAATTGGATTTAACACGTATCAGCGGTCAATATGTACAGCAATACAGCAATGATCCTGGCTATATCACCCATTCAGACGTCGCAAACAATTACCTGGATTTCAATAAAAAAGCAGGAACACCTTTAGCCAATGTCAACCTTCGTAAAGCAATCGCTCAGGCAATCGATAAAGATGCTTTGACTACGAGTGTATTGAATGACGGTTCTAAGCCGTTAAATGGTCTAATTCCTGCAAACCTTTATACGAATCCGGAAACTTCAGAAGACTTCAGAGCCTATAGTGGTGATCGTTTGGTATATGACGTTGAGCTAGCTCAAGCAGAATGGAAAAAGGCGCAAAAGGAATTGGGAGATAAAGTCAAACTGACGTTACTTGCCTCTGATGATGACCAAGGGAAGAAAGTAGCTGAGTATATTCAAAGCCAATTGCAGGATAATCTGGAAGGACTGGAAATCGTGATTTCTGCCCAGCCGAAAAACAATGTGACTCAATCTCGTAAGGATAAAAACTATGAATTGTCTCTATCAGGTTGGATCGCAGGAAGTAGTGATTTGGATTCATACTTTAACTTGTATGTAGGTAATTCTTCTTATAACTATGGCGGTTATGAAAATGCCGCATACGACAAGCTAGTGAATGATGCAAAGACAGTAGATGCCAATACACCGGACAAACAGTTTGAAGACTATAAAAAAGCAGAAGATATTCTGTTGAACGAAGATGCGGCACAAGTACCAATCTACCAAAGTGCATCAAACTATCTGATCAATCCAAAGCTTAAAGGAATCAGTTATCACCTATATGGCGATTATTTTAATCTAAGAACAGCGTATGTGGAAGAATAG
- the pepT gene encoding peptidase T — translation MSKLLERFIRYVKVNTRSDATSQTVPTTAGQVELAKIIEAELHEIGLSDINYNEGNGFLSARLPKNTDREIPAIGFIAHLDTADFNAEGIDPQLFPAYDGKDVVLNPALGITMEVSEFPNLKDYVGQTLITTDGTTLLGADDKAGIVEILGAVDYLIAYPEIVRGDIWIAFGPDEEIGQGADRFDVASFPAQFAYTVDSGRVGSFEYETFNAAQAVIEIEGTSVHPGTAYGMMVNAIKVGEQLDALLPVEEVPEKTQGDEGFYLLNKFSGTIDHAELVYIIRDHDKQLFEQRKVFLQESVQRMNAELDRPRCTITIQDQYYNMKEIIEKDMRPVELAVQAMKNLEIEPKIAPFRGGTDGSKISYLGLPTPNLFTGGENFHGQYEFITLEAMEQALLTIVEIIKENVKE, via the coding sequence ATGAGCAAATTATTGGAACGCTTTATCCGCTATGTAAAAGTGAATACTCGATCTGATGCGACGAGTCAGACTGTACCAACAACAGCGGGGCAAGTAGAGTTAGCGAAAATAATTGAAGCGGAGCTTCATGAGATAGGGTTGTCAGATATTAATTACAATGAGGGAAATGGGTTCTTGTCCGCACGTCTTCCTAAAAATACAGATCGTGAGATTCCGGCAATTGGATTTATCGCACATCTGGACACCGCTGATTTCAATGCAGAGGGAATCGATCCTCAGCTATTTCCAGCCTATGATGGAAAGGATGTTGTGCTGAATCCAGCGCTCGGGATTACTATGGAAGTATCAGAATTTCCTAATTTGAAGGATTATGTCGGGCAGACGCTGATTACGACTGACGGCACAACATTACTTGGAGCAGATGATAAAGCGGGGATCGTAGAAATTCTTGGCGCAGTAGACTATTTGATAGCTTACCCTGAGATCGTTCGCGGCGATATCTGGATTGCGTTTGGACCAGACGAGGAAATCGGTCAAGGGGCAGACCGCTTCGATGTAGCAAGCTTCCCTGCGCAGTTTGCTTATACTGTAGATAGTGGTAGGGTCGGTAGTTTTGAATATGAAACCTTTAATGCTGCACAGGCAGTGATCGAAATCGAAGGTACCAGTGTGCATCCGGGAACAGCCTACGGTATGATGGTCAATGCGATAAAGGTTGGTGAGCAATTAGATGCATTATTGCCTGTCGAGGAAGTCCCAGAGAAGACACAAGGGGATGAAGGTTTTTATCTATTGAATAAGTTTTCAGGAACGATCGATCATGCTGAGCTAGTTTATATTATTCGTGATCATGATAAACAGTTATTTGAGCAACGAAAAGTATTTCTACAGGAATCAGTTCAACGAATGAATGCAGAGCTGGATCGGCCAAGATGCACGATTACTATTCAGGATCAGTATTACAATATGAAAGAGATTATCGAAAAAGACATGCGCCCTGTAGAGTTAGCTGTACAGGCGATGAAAAATCTTGAAATAGAGCCGAAAATTGCGCCATTTCGTGGTGGAACAGATGGGTCAAAAATTTCCTATCTTGGCTTACCGACACCGAACCTCTTTACAGGTGGGGAGAATTTTCATGGACAATATGAGTTTATTACTCTGGAAGCTATGGAACAAGCTCTCCTTACGATTGTTGAAATCATTAAAGAGAATGTGAAAGAATAG
- a CDS encoding histidine phosphatase family protein: MNSTVTFYVTRHGETLLNHLHKAQGWVDSPLTERGIQTASQLGLQLKNIQFSSAFSSDTSRALQTGKTILTAQGQNELPVITDKRLREWCLGCWEAENNDKFISSMMNELQIQNDFSELNFRLPEVHEIIYKSDITGMVEPFHMIMDRLESFLKDTGDNFIHLNNPNVLIVTHAFTIKTLMYLFSKEMLRKKPKIKNVDIITIKWDGKNFSIHT; encoded by the coding sequence ATGAATTCAACAGTTACTTTCTATGTTACTCGACATGGAGAAACATTACTTAACCATTTACATAAAGCACAAGGTTGGGTAGATTCCCCATTAACTGAAAGAGGAATCCAAACAGCCTCACAACTAGGACTACAACTGAAAAATATTCAATTTTCGTCTGCATTTTCCAGTGATACATCCAGAGCTTTACAGACTGGAAAAACCATATTGACTGCACAGGGACAAAATGAACTGCCAGTTATTACTGATAAAAGGCTCCGTGAGTGGTGTTTGGGCTGTTGGGAAGCAGAAAATAATGATAAGTTTATTTCTAGTATGATGAATGAATTACAGATACAAAATGATTTTTCAGAACTTAATTTCCGTCTGCCGGAAGTTCATGAGATTATTTATAAATCCGACATAACAGGTATGGTTGAACCGTTTCATATGATTATGGATAGATTGGAAAGTTTTCTCAAAGATACAGGTGATAATTTTATTCACTTGAATAATCCAAACGTCCTGATTGTTACTCATGCTTTTACTATTAAAACATTGATGTATTTGTTCTCAAAAGAAATGTTGCGAAAAAAACCTAAAATCAAAAATGTTGATATTATTACTATTAAATGGGATGGTAAAAATTTTTCTATCCATACATGA
- a CDS encoding putative holin-like toxin, whose amino-acid sequence MSALETIQLLISFSMFVIALVHLVVDLLKKDKRNNRR is encoded by the coding sequence TTGTCAGCATTAGAGACAATCCAGTTACTAATCAGCTTTAGCATGTTTGTTATTGCGTTAGTACACTTGGTTGTTGACTTGCTAAAAAAAGACAAAAGAAATAACCGCAGATAA
- the trpE gene encoding anthranilate synthase component I encodes MQRTKELQADYLTAVSAFLRINGKNKCLLESIPRDKGQGRYTIIAWNPVKEITVEGKLFKISGTPPYQVADPLKELEKQILVSESPVEGLPFQGGGIGYVGYDVIASYEQLGQIPTDELGVPDIHFYLFDSYLVFDHIKEQILLVESDSYSGRSEEELEAALEQTALELQRVSEAEMKKVTLKKMSYTSNFSKADFQHTVQKIKQYITAGDMFQMVPSQRLTAECLNEPFDYYRRLRVENPSSYLYFIDFTETFIIGSSPERLVSVKDGIVTTNPIAGTRKRGETAEEDHRLETELLQDEKERAEHLMLIDLGRNDIGKISVIGTVEVPTYMIIEKYRFVMHIVSVVTGKLKKDHTAMDALKATLPAGTVSGAPKIRAMQRIYELEPVKRGIYAGAVGYLSKNDQSDFAIAIRTMVIHKGKAYVQAGAGIVYDSDPEKEYEETLQKAKALLEVGE; translated from the coding sequence ATGCAGAGAACGAAGGAGCTACAAGCAGATTATTTAACAGCAGTTTCCGCATTTTTGAGAATTAACGGTAAAAATAAATGTCTGTTGGAAAGTATACCCAGAGATAAAGGGCAAGGAAGATACACGATCATTGCGTGGAATCCGGTGAAGGAGATTACTGTAGAAGGGAAACTGTTCAAGATTTCCGGCACGCCGCCGTATCAGGTCGCTGATCCTTTAAAGGAACTAGAAAAGCAGATACTCGTCTCAGAATCACCTGTAGAGGGACTCCCATTTCAAGGCGGTGGAATTGGCTATGTCGGCTATGATGTCATCGCCAGCTATGAACAGCTAGGACAAATACCTACAGACGAGCTTGGGGTACCAGATATTCATTTTTACTTATTCGATTCGTATTTGGTTTTTGACCATATCAAAGAACAGATATTACTAGTGGAATCAGACAGTTACTCGGGACGATCAGAAGAAGAGTTGGAAGCAGCACTAGAACAAACAGCATTAGAGTTGCAACGAGTATCAGAAGCAGAGATGAAAAAAGTAACATTGAAAAAAATGAGCTATACTAGCAATTTTTCTAAAGCAGATTTTCAACACACTGTTCAGAAAATCAAGCAGTATATTACCGCAGGAGACATGTTTCAAATGGTCCCCTCGCAACGATTGACAGCAGAGTGTCTTAATGAGCCATTTGATTATTACCGCCGATTACGTGTAGAAAATCCTTCTTCTTATCTTTATTTTATCGATTTTACAGAGACGTTTATTATCGGTTCTTCGCCGGAGCGTCTCGTCAGTGTAAAGGATGGAATCGTGACAACCAACCCGATTGCGGGCACCAGAAAACGAGGTGAGACGGCTGAGGAGGATCATCGGTTGGAGACGGAGCTGCTACAGGATGAAAAAGAACGAGCAGAGCATTTGATGCTGATCGATTTAGGGCGAAATGACATTGGAAAAATCAGTGTGATTGGGACGGTAGAAGTGCCGACCTATATGATCATTGAGAAATATCGTTTCGTGATGCACATTGTTTCCGTTGTGACAGGGAAATTGAAAAAGGATCACACGGCAATGGATGCCTTGAAAGCTACCTTACCTGCCGGAACAGTTAGTGGAGCGCCGAAAATTCGAGCGATGCAGCGAATCTATGAGCTTGAACCAGTGAAAAGAGGAATCTACGCCGGAGCGGTCGGCTATTTATCTAAAAATGATCAGTCAGATTTTGCTATAGCAATTCGGACGATGGTCATTCATAAAGGAAAAGCGTATGTCCAAGCTGGAGCCGGTATCGTTTATGATTCTGACCCTGAGAAGGAATACGAGGAAACATTACAAAAAGCCAAGGCATTATTGGAGGTGGGAGAATGA
- a CDS encoding anthranilate synthase component II, translating to MILLIDNYDSFTYNLAQLVGESVELIVVRNDVSELMDLASEANGIIISPGPGTPQEVDSVLQVIRRFYKEKPILGICLGHQAIGHAFGETIQQAEQIYHGKSSMVRQKKGRLFNGIDESFPVIRYHSLVIDRDAELTDFHVVAQSEEDQEIMAIEHNNYPLFGIQFHPESIGTAVGEKIIKNFIQCCGGKINE from the coding sequence ATGATTTTGTTGATCGATAATTATGATTCTTTTACGTATAATCTAGCGCAATTGGTCGGAGAGTCTGTCGAACTGATTGTTGTCAGAAACGATGTGTCGGAGCTAATGGATTTAGCAAGCGAAGCGAATGGAATCATCATTTCTCCCGGTCCGGGCACACCACAGGAGGTCGATTCTGTTCTTCAAGTAATCCGTCGTTTTTACAAAGAAAAACCGATTTTAGGTATTTGCTTGGGGCATCAGGCTATCGGACACGCTTTTGGAGAAACAATCCAACAGGCAGAGCAAATCTATCATGGAAAATCATCGATGGTCAGGCAGAAAAAAGGGCGCTTGTTCAATGGGATCGATGAGAGCTTTCCGGTTATTCGTTACCATTCGCTAGTGATCGATAGAGACGCAGAGCTGACGGACTTTCATGTCGTTGCGCAATCAGAAGAAGACCAGGAAATCATGGCTATTGAACATAACAATTACCCGCTATTTGGCATTCAATTTCATCCCGAATCGATTGGGACAGCTGTGGGAGAAAAAATAATCAAGAACTTTATTCAATGTTGTGGAGGGAAAATCAATGAATGA
- the trpD gene encoding anthranilate phosphoribosyltransferase, whose translation MNELFEKIYQKEHLSKEETKQIAEEIFEGRLTDSQLSSFLTAMKCKGETAEEMAGIAETIQSKAMKINCQRENIMDNCGTGGDRSNSFNISTTAAFVLASGEVTVAKHGNRSISSRSGSADIFEHLGVEMTLSAEKLEVLLNEVGLAFLFAPHMHPNMRHVMKVRKELGTPTILNLIGPLTNPIALSSQLMGTYRLDLLEETAKTLGELGRERAVVVNGGGHLDEASLTGTTHYALLENGKISRVSIEPEEVGFERISLEAIRGGNAEQNTSILYSVLKNEQSPYLDTVLFNAGLGFFSNGRTTSVEEGILLARQCVKDGAAMDKLQEFLTVQREVA comes from the coding sequence ATGAATGAACTATTTGAAAAAATTTATCAAAAAGAGCATCTGTCTAAAGAAGAGACAAAACAGATTGCCGAAGAAATATTTGAAGGTCGTTTGACGGACAGTCAGCTCTCTTCTTTTCTAACAGCGATGAAATGCAAAGGTGAAACGGCGGAGGAAATGGCCGGGATTGCTGAAACGATTCAAAGCAAAGCGATGAAAATCAATTGTCAGAGAGAAAATATCATGGACAATTGCGGCACAGGCGGTGATCGCTCCAATAGCTTCAATATCAGCACAACCGCAGCTTTTGTACTAGCTTCCGGCGAAGTAACAGTGGCCAAGCATGGCAATCGAAGTATTTCTAGCCGTTCAGGTAGTGCAGATATTTTCGAGCATTTAGGTGTTGAAATGACACTTTCAGCAGAAAAGCTGGAAGTACTGTTGAATGAGGTAGGACTGGCTTTCTTGTTTGCACCACATATGCATCCGAATATGCGTCATGTCATGAAGGTGCGCAAAGAGCTGGGAACCCCGACGATTTTGAATTTGATTGGACCTTTAACCAACCCTATCGCGTTAAGCTCGCAGCTGATGGGCACCTATCGCTTGGACTTACTAGAGGAAACAGCTAAGACTTTAGGCGAGCTTGGGCGAGAACGAGCAGTGGTGGTCAATGGTGGTGGTCATTTGGACGAAGCCTCATTAACAGGAACGACCCATTACGCATTATTAGAAAACGGTAAAATTAGTAGGGTCAGTATTGAGCCGGAGGAAGTTGGCTTTGAACGGATTTCCTTAGAGGCAATTCGCGGGGGAAATGCTGAACAAAATACATCGATTTTATATTCAGTATTAAAGAATGAGCAAAGTCCGTATTTGGATACAGTTTTATTTAATGCCGGTCTTGGTTTTTTCAGTAATGGTAGAACCACTTCTGTTGAAGAAGGTATTTTACTTGCTCGTCAATGTGTAAAAGACGGAGCTGCGATGGATAAGCTGCAGGAGTTTCTTACTGTACAAAGGGAGGTCGCTTAG
- the trpC gene encoding indole-3-glycerol phosphate synthase TrpC — MDFLEKILLKKVSEVEAMPLENLQPLRKTDSFCERVKNQPSRIHLIGEIKRASPSKGTINLAVDSVKQAKIYEKAGVSAISVLTDEQFFNGSIETLREVAAAVAIPVLCKDFIIDDKQLIRARNAGATMVLLIVAALSKRRLSMLYKQAQELGLEVLMEVHDQKEQEIAEKLGAPLIGVNNRNLKTFEVSLETSIELGKLQKTDAVYISESGFETADQVAQVCTNYQGILVGETLMRAASPLEKVKELQVAR; from the coding sequence ATGGATTTTTTAGAGAAGATATTGTTGAAGAAGGTATCTGAGGTTGAGGCGATGCCGCTCGAGAATCTACAACCGTTAAGAAAGACTGACTCTTTTTGTGAACGTGTAAAAAATCAGCCAAGTCGCATACATCTCATTGGGGAAATCAAGCGTGCTTCCCCATCAAAAGGAACAATCAATTTAGCTGTAGACAGTGTTAAACAAGCAAAAATATATGAAAAAGCGGGCGTCTCAGCTATCTCAGTGCTGACAGACGAACAATTTTTCAATGGCTCGATTGAAACGCTGAGAGAAGTTGCGGCAGCTGTAGCTATTCCGGTACTGTGCAAGGATTTTATCATTGATGACAAGCAGCTGATCCGAGCAAGAAATGCCGGTGCAACGATGGTGCTTCTGATAGTAGCAGCTTTGTCAAAGCGGCGCTTAAGTATGTTGTATAAGCAGGCCCAAGAGTTGGGCTTGGAAGTTTTGATGGAAGTACACGATCAAAAGGAGCAGGAAATAGCAGAGAAGCTGGGCGCTCCGTTGATTGGTGTAAACAATCGGAACCTGAAAACCTTTGAGGTGTCGCTGGAAACGAGTATTGAGCTAGGGAAGCTGCAAAAAACAGATGCAGTCTATATCAGTGAATCTGGTTTTGAAACCGCAGATCAGGTCGCGCAGGTTTGTACCAACTATCAAGGGATTTTAGTCGGTGAGACCTTGATGCGAGCAGCCTCACCGTTGGAAAAAGTCAAAGAATTGCAGGTGGCACGATGA
- a CDS encoding phosphoribosylanthranilate isomerase, with protein sequence MKVKICGLKTKEAVDTAVTNGADFIGFVFAKSKRKILPELVREITADVPSEVKKVGVFVSPSLEEVERIIEIAGLDIVQIHGKQLDKKPSVPLISAISVNGDLSETIISESTADYVLFDAPPQQYAGGNGETFDWEQLTREKLGEKKVFIAGGLTIENVQQAKAVFAPYAVDVSSGVETNGEKDLEKISAFLKKAKGDI encoded by the coding sequence ATGAAGGTCAAAATTTGTGGATTAAAAACGAAGGAAGCTGTAGACACAGCTGTTACGAATGGGGCAGATTTTATCGGTTTTGTGTTTGCGAAGAGTAAACGAAAAATCCTGCCGGAATTGGTGAGAGAAATTACGGCAGATGTTCCATCGGAAGTGAAAAAAGTCGGCGTGTTTGTCTCCCCATCGTTAGAAGAAGTAGAGCGGATTATTGAAATAGCCGGTCTGGATATCGTCCAGATTCATGGAAAGCAATTGGATAAAAAGCCATCTGTTCCACTTATTTCAGCAATTTCAGTTAATGGCGACTTATCGGAAACGATCATTTCTGAGTCTACGGCAGATTATGTACTCTTTGATGCACCGCCACAGCAATATGCAGGTGGAAATGGCGAGACGTTTGATTGGGAGCAGCTGACTAGAGAGAAGCTTGGGGAAAAGAAGGTCTTTATTGCCGGAGGATTGACGATCGAAAATGTGCAACAGGCGAAAGCGGTGTTCGCGCCTTATGCAGTTGATGTATCCAGTGGCGTGGAAACAAATGGAGAAAAGGATCTTGAAAAAATCAGTGCGTTTTTGAAGAAAGCAAAGGGGGATATTTGA
- the trpB gene encoding tryptophan synthase subunit beta produces the protein MYKQPTKEGFYGKYGGQFVPETLMYAMKELEEVYEASKTDEAFQEELSYYLKQYVGRENPLYYAQRLSEQIGGAKIYLKREDLNHTGAHKINNTIGQILLAKKMGKTKVVAETGAGQHGVATATVAALFGMECTVFMGAVDVARQSLNVFRMELLGAKVESVESGSKTLKDAVNEALRYWVANVEDTHYVMGSVLGPHPFPEIVRDYQSIIGTEARRQFLAAEGELPDAVVACVGGGSNAMGIFYPFINDDVALIGVEAAGMGLETGAHAASVNKGRTGILHGAMMKLLQDEAGQVQEAFSISAGLDYPGLGPEHCHLNDTGRASYAFATDDEALEAFQLLCRTEGIIPALESAHAISHAVKVAKELGSDKKIIVCLSGRGDKDVQQIKELLAKGAEE, from the coding sequence ATGTATAAACAACCAACAAAAGAGGGATTCTACGGGAAATACGGCGGTCAATTTGTTCCCGAAACCTTGATGTATGCAATGAAAGAATTGGAAGAAGTATATGAAGCATCTAAAACGGATGAAGCATTTCAAGAAGAACTAAGTTATTATCTAAAGCAATATGTGGGGCGAGAGAATCCCCTGTATTACGCACAACGCCTGAGTGAGCAAATCGGCGGAGCGAAAATTTATTTGAAACGGGAAGATTTAAACCATACAGGAGCGCATAAAATCAACAACACGATCGGCCAAATTTTATTAGCGAAGAAAATGGGGAAAACCAAGGTAGTTGCAGAAACAGGTGCCGGGCAGCATGGTGTAGCTACGGCGACAGTCGCTGCATTGTTTGGTATGGAATGTACAGTTTTCATGGGGGCGGTCGATGTCGCTCGTCAATCATTGAATGTCTTTCGAATGGAGTTGTTGGGTGCAAAGGTCGAGAGTGTCGAATCTGGCAGTAAGACGTTGAAGGATGCGGTGAATGAGGCGTTACGCTATTGGGTTGCCAATGTAGAAGATACCCATTATGTGATGGGGTCTGTTTTAGGACCGCATCCATTTCCTGAGATCGTTCGTGATTATCAGAGTATCATTGGAACGGAAGCCCGCCGACAGTTTTTAGCAGCGGAAGGTGAGTTGCCGGATGCAGTGGTGGCCTGTGTCGGCGGCGGAAGCAATGCAATGGGTATCTTTTACCCGTTTATCAATGATGACGTTGCATTGATCGGTGTAGAAGCTGCAGGGATGGGATTAGAAACAGGGGCTCATGCGGCTTCAGTCAATAAAGGGCGGACTGGGATTTTACATGGTGCGATGATGAAACTTTTGCAGGATGAAGCTGGGCAAGTACAGGAAGCTTTTTCCATTTCAGCTGGGCTTGATTATCCTGGACTTGGTCCGGAACACTGCCATTTAAATGACACAGGTCGAGCGAGTTACGCGTTTGCGACAGATGATGAGGCATTAGAAGCCTTTCAATTGCTCTGCCGAACAGAAGGAATCATTCCTGCGTTGGAGAGTGCTCATGCAATCAGTCATGCGGTCAAAGTAGCGAAAGAGCTTGGTTCCGATAAAAAGATCATTGTCTGTCTGTCAGGGAGAGGCGATAAAGATGTGCAGCAAATCAAAGAACTTTTGGCGAAGGGGGCAGAGGAATGA
- the trpA gene encoding tryptophan synthase subunit alpha, which produces MKTLDKRLKEKQEQGQTIIVPYIMAGAQGLEHLADEIHLLEKAGASAIELGIPFSDPVADGPVIQAAGLEALNRKVTLEKIIAVLQSIETEIPLIFMSYLNPLFSFGLERLVTELEKTPVKGLIIPDMPYEHKGYLEPLLEQTDISLIPLVALTTPRERIKQLVEEGEGFIYAVAVNGVTGTGRDYQEELDEHLKFIQQVSDKPVLAGFGVATIDHVNRFRKSCAGVVVGSKIVQLLKEGDGEAVASFVEQASSV; this is translated from the coding sequence ATGAAAACATTGGATAAACGGTTAAAAGAAAAACAAGAGCAGGGCCAGACAATCATTGTTCCATATATCATGGCAGGTGCACAGGGATTAGAGCATTTAGCAGACGAAATTCATTTATTGGAAAAAGCTGGTGCAAGTGCTATCGAACTGGGGATTCCTTTTTCAGATCCGGTTGCCGATGGTCCAGTCATTCAAGCGGCCGGACTTGAGGCGTTGAATCGAAAAGTGACTTTAGAGAAAATCATTGCTGTTCTTCAATCCATTGAGACAGAGATACCACTGATTTTTATGAGTTATCTTAACCCGCTATTTTCTTTTGGTCTGGAACGCTTAGTCACAGAATTAGAAAAGACACCTGTGAAAGGACTGATCATTCCAGATATGCCTTATGAGCACAAAGGATACTTGGAACCACTGCTGGAACAGACAGATATTTCGTTGATACCGCTAGTAGCATTGACCACGCCGAGAGAACGAATAAAACAACTAGTAGAAGAAGGAGAGGGGTTCATCTATGCTGTAGCAGTGAATGGTGTGACGGGAACCGGTCGTGATTATCAAGAGGAGCTGGATGAGCACCTGAAATTTATTCAACAAGTAAGCGATAAGCCAGTACTCGCAGGATTCGGCGTAGCTACTATCGATCATGTCAATCGCTTCAGGAAGAGCTGTGCCGGTGTAGTTGTTGGTAGTAAGATTGTTCAGCTGTTGAAGGAAGGCGATGGCGAGGCGGTCGCAAGCTTTGTTGAGCAAGCTTCTTCAGTCTAG